In a genomic window of Polyodon spathula isolate WHYD16114869_AA chromosome 21, ASM1765450v1, whole genome shotgun sequence:
- the LOC121296579 gene encoding tubulin beta-3 chain → MREIVHIQAGQCGNQIGAKFWEVISDEHGIDPTGNYIGDSDLQLERISVYYNEASSHKYVPRAILVDLEPGTMDSVRSGAFGHLFRPDNFIFGQSGAGNNWAKGHYTEGAELVDSVLDVVRKECENCDCLQGFQLTHSLGGGTGSGMGTLLISKVREEYPDRIMNTFSVVPSPKVSDTVVEPYNATLSIHQLVENTDETYCIDNEALYDICFRTLKLATPTYGDLNHLVSATMSGVTTSLRFPGQLNADLRKLAVNMVPFPRLHFFMPGFAPLTARGSQQYRALTVPELTQQMFDAKNMMAACDPRHGRYLTVATVFRGRMSMKEVDEQMLAIQNKNSSYFVEWIPNNVKVAVCDIPPRGLKMSSTFIGNSTAIQELFKRISEQFTAMFRRKAFLHWYTGEGMDEMEFTEAESNMNDLVSEYQQYQDATAEEEGEMYEDDDEESEAQK, encoded by the exons ATGAGAGAAATTGTTCACATTCAGGCTGGCCAATGTGGCAATCAGATTGGAGCtaag TTCTGGGAGGTGATCAGTGATGAACACGGAATCGACCCCACTGGAAACTACATTGGAGACTCGGACCTTCAGCTGGAGAGAATCAGTGTCTATTACAATGAGGCCTCAT CTCACAAATATGTACCTAGAGCCATCCTGGTTGATCTGGAGCCTGGAACCATGGACAGTGTCCGCTCAGGGGCCTTTGGTCACCTCTTCAGACCAGACAACTTCATCTTTG GCCAAAGTGGAGCAGGAAACAATTGGGCCAAGGGCCACTACACAGAAGGCGCTGAGCTGGTGGACTCAGTCTTGGATGTGGTGAGGAAGGAGTGTGAGAACTGTGACTGTCTGCAAGGCTTCCAGCTCACCCACTCTCTGGGAGGGGGCACTGGCTCTGGGATGGGAACACTCCTGATCAGCAAAGTGCGAGAGGAGTACCCTGACCGCATCATGAACACTTTCAGCGTAGTGCCTTCCCCCAAGGTGTCAGACACGGTGGTGGAGCCATACAACGCCACCCTGTCCATCCACCAACTCGTAGAGAACACAGACGAGACCTACTGCATTGACAACGAAGCCCTCTACGACATCTGCTTTAGGACCCTGAAGCTAGCCACCCCCACGTATGGAGACTTAAACCACCTGGTGTCTGCCACCATGAGCGGTGTGACCACTTCCCTGAGGTTCCCTGGACAGTTGAACGCTGATCTCCGCAAGCTGGCGGTCAACATGGTACCCTTCCCTCGTCTGCATTTCTTCATGCCCGGCTTTGCCCCTCTGACCGCCCGTGGAAGCCAGCAGTACCGCGCCCTCACTGTGCCAGAGCTCACCCAGCAGATGTTTGATGCCAAGAACATGATGGCAGCCTGCGACCCACGCCACGGACGCTACTTGACGGTAGCTACTGTCTTCCGTGGCCGCATGTCCATGAAGGAGGTGGACGAGCAGATGCTGGCTATCCAGAACAAGAACAGCAGCTATTTTGTGGAATGGATCCCCAACAATGTCAAGGTGGCCGTCTGCGACATCCCACCAAGAGGGCTCAAGATGTCTTCCACTTTTATCGGCAACAGCACGGCCATCCAGGAGCTGTTCAAGCGTATCTCCGAGCAGTTCACAGCTATGTTCAGACGCAAGGCTTTCCTGCATTGGTACACCGGAGAGGGCATGGATGAGATGGAGTTCACTGAGGCCGAGAGCAACATGAACGACCTGGTTTCTGAGTACCAGCAGTACCAGGATGCCACCGCCGAAGAGGAAGGTGAAATgtatgaagatgatgatgaagagtCCGAAGcccaaaaatga